A window of the Tachyglossus aculeatus isolate mTacAcu1 chromosome 2, mTacAcu1.pri, whole genome shotgun sequence genome harbors these coding sequences:
- the LOC119943007 gene encoding olfactory receptor 56A1-like, whose amino-acid sequence MSSLSNNSFIQPSEFHLMCLPGTRSHQLWLSVILALLLIVALGANALLLLTVRLEESLHQPLYYLLSLLSLLDLILCLTVIPKVLAIFWLGWWSISFAGCFLQMLIMNSFLAMESSTFLVMAYDRYVAICHPLRYPSIVTDRFVAKAAVFIVARNFLLLAPVPILSARLHYCGNTTIRNCICANLSVSKLSCGNITLNKLYQFVVVWTLMSSDLGLITLSYAFILRAVLRLKAEGAAAKALSTCGSHLILILFFSTILLVLILTNVIKKRVHANIPVLLNVLHHVIPAALNPIVYGVRTKEIKEGIHRVLRKARG is encoded by the coding sequence ATGTCATCTCTCAGCAACAACTCCTTCATTCAGCCCTCCGAATTTCACCTCATGTGCCTCCCTGGGACCCGGAGCCATCAGCTCTGGCTCTCTGTGATTCTGGCCCTGCTCTTAATCGTGGCCCTGGGAGCCAACGCTTTGCTCCTGCTGACCGTTCGGCTGGAGGAGTCTCTGCACCAGCCCCTGTActacctcctcagcctcctctccctcctggacctcATTCTCTGTCTCACTGTCATCCCCAAGGTCTTGGCCATCTTCTGGTTGGGCTGGTGGTCCATCAGCTTTGCAGGCTGCTTCTTGCAGATGCTCATCATGAACAGCTTTCTGGCCATGGAGTCCTCTACCTTCTTGgtcatggcctatgaccgctacgtggctATCTGCCACCCGCTGCGGTACCCATCCATCGTCACTGACCGTTTTGTGGCTAAGGCGGCCGTCTTCATCGTGGCTCGCAACTTCCTGCTCCTGGCTCCTGTCCCCATCCTTTCTGCCCGGCTACACTACTGCGGGAACACCACCATAAGGAACTGTATTTGTGCCAACCTTTCTGTGTCGAAGCTCTCCTGTGGAAATATTACCCTCAACAAACTCTACCAGTTTGTGGTGGTTTGGACTCTGATGAGCTCGGACCTGGGCCTCATCACCCTCTCCTATGCCTTCATCCTGCGTGCCGTGCTGCGTCTGAAAGCCGAGGGGGCAGCGGCCAAGGCCCTGAGCACCTGCGGGTCCCATCTCATCCTCATCCTTTTCTTCAGCACCATCCTGCTGGTCCTGATCCTCACTAATGTGATCAAGAAGAGAGTCCATGCCAACATCCCTGTCCTCCTCAATGTCCTGCACCATGTCATCCCTGCTGCCCTGAACCCTATTGTCTACGGGGTGCGGACCAAGGAGATCAAGGAGGGGATCCACAGGGTCTTGAGGAAGGCTAGGGGCTGA